From Virgibacillus ihumii, the proteins below share one genomic window:
- a CDS encoding Na+/H+ antiporter NhaC family protein, which produces MEQAWMSLIPFIIVIGLSIWLKKILPGLVLGLLVGAFLVNFRILGGSQQSVEYIVSTLSNADNIKIIGFLYLFGGLIGMMRISGGIKGFSEWIGERIESQRGLLGLIWLTLPFTFMMPMFRIMMIGPVMKSLMEKMKLSKQKVGFTMDISTGSVIVLLPVATAFVGFMISLISGGIQKYNLDLDPYQVFLLSIPFNFYAIAMLIIGLIWTFKSSSEKDKKKKEDKGKEKQDLHRKGIKKELSMVKAQPWNLIVPLFLILVLTLYLLWEDGISNGANTVFEAFSQADATFVMLLAIFITLIITFVFYVIRRQPLDELIFHFFDGGNQLMQAIILLVLVWSLSLVAEDLGFSKFISSTLGSFLPDFTIPAIIFAIGATVSYFIGSSFGTWGLIMPLGIALAVSADASVAMTVGAVFASGSFGAMTSPLGDTTITTASILEMPLVEYARYKLKICAIGAGISIAGYLAAGFFLM; this is translated from the coding sequence ATGGAGCAGGCATGGATGTCATTAATTCCCTTTATCATTGTGATCGGACTGTCGATCTGGCTAAAAAAAATATTGCCCGGGCTTGTACTGGGGCTGCTTGTCGGAGCATTTCTCGTAAATTTCCGTATACTGGGCGGATCGCAGCAATCGGTTGAATACATTGTTTCGACGTTATCAAACGCTGATAATATAAAAATTATTGGTTTTCTCTATTTGTTCGGTGGACTTATTGGAATGATGCGTATATCGGGCGGAATAAAAGGTTTCTCGGAGTGGATCGGTGAACGGATTGAGTCACAGCGCGGACTGCTCGGCTTGATATGGCTGACACTGCCATTTACGTTCATGATGCCGATGTTCCGCATCATGATGATTGGCCCCGTTATGAAATCACTGATGGAAAAAATGAAGCTGAGCAAACAAAAAGTCGGTTTCACCATGGACATCTCAACCGGTTCTGTTATTGTTCTTCTGCCTGTAGCAACTGCATTTGTCGGCTTCATGATTTCACTTATTTCCGGGGGTATCCAAAAATATAATCTTGACCTGGATCCATATCAGGTATTTTTACTCAGTATCCCATTTAATTTCTACGCCATTGCGATGCTGATTATCGGGTTAATTTGGACATTCAAGTCTTCCTCCGAAAAGGACAAAAAGAAGAAAGAGGACAAGGGGAAGGAAAAGCAGGACTTGCACCGAAAAGGAATCAAAAAAGAATTGTCCATGGTAAAAGCGCAGCCATGGAACCTGATTGTGCCACTGTTCCTGATTCTTGTTTTAACCCTCTATCTGCTTTGGGAGGATGGCATATCCAATGGGGCAAATACAGTCTTTGAAGCCTTTTCGCAGGCAGATGCCACCTTTGTCATGCTGCTGGCGATTTTCATTACCCTTATTATCACATTTGTTTTTTATGTCATTCGGCGGCAGCCGCTGGACGAGCTGATTTTTCACTTTTTCGATGGAGGGAATCAGCTAATGCAGGCAATTATTCTGCTTGTTCTCGTTTGGTCGTTGTCACTTGTCGCTGAGGATCTGGGTTTTTCCAAATTTATCAGCTCAACACTCGGATCATTTTTGCCGGACTTTACCATACCAGCTATCATTTTTGCAATTGGGGCTACTGTAAGCTATTTCATCGGTTCATCCTTTGGTACATGGGGCCTGATTATGCCACTCGGCATTGCTTTGGCAGTCTCCGCGGATGCATCCGTTGCAATGACGGTCGGAGCGGTATTTGCCAGTGGCTCATTTGGGGCAATGACTTCCCCGCTTGGCGATACGACCATCACTACCGCATCCATTTTGGAAATGCCGCTTGTCGAATATGCACGCTATAAGTTGAAAATTTGCGCGATTGGTGCAGGTATATCAATCGCTGGCTATCTCGCAGCCGGTTTCTTTCTTATGTAG